The genomic segment GGCGCATCGGGCTCCGGCGCGGAGGTGGACAAGGTGCGCGAGGCCGTGAAGATCGCCAAGGAGCTGGCCCCCGAGTTCAAGCTCGAAGGCCCCCTCCAGTACGACGCCGCCATCGACCCCGAGGTGGCCGCCCTCAAGATGCCCGGCTCCGAGGTTGCGGGTAAGGCCTCCGTGTTCATCTTCCCCGACCTCAACACCGGCAACAACACCTACAAGGCCGTGCAGCGCGCCGCCCAGGCCGTGGCCATCGGCCCCGTCCTCCAGGGCCTGAACAAGCCCGTCAACGACCTCTCCCGCGGCTGCACCGTGGAAGACATCGTGAACACCGTGGCCATCACCGCCATTCAGGCGCAACACTAAGACCCAAGCCCCATTCAAGGAGCCTTCGACCCATGAACGTTCTCGTGCTCAACTGCGGCAGCTCGTCGCTCAAATACCAGCTCATCGACATGGACACCCACGCCGTGCTCTGCTCCGGCATTACCGAGCGCATCGGCGAAGCCATGGGCAAGATCACCCACAAGGCCTTCCCCGGCACGCCCGGGCAGAAGGTGCTCAACGTGGAGGAGCCCTTCGCCGACCACACCGCCGCCCTGGGCCGCTGCGCCGGCCTGATCACCGGCGGCGAGGCCCCCGTGGCCAAGGCCTCCGAGATCGGGGCCATCGGACACCGCGTGGTGCACGGCGGCGAGGCCTTCAAGCAGCCCACCGTCATCGACCCCGCGGTGGTGGAGACCATCAAAAAGTTCTGCAAGCTGGCCCCCCTGCACAACCCCGCCGGGCTCATGGGCATCGAGGCCGCCACCAAGCTCTTCCCCGGCGTCACCCAGGTTGCCGTGTTCGACACCGCCTTCCACGGCAGCATCCCCGACTACGCCTATCTCTTCCCCATCCCCTTCGAACTCTACGAGGAGCTGGGCATCCGCCGCTACGGCTTCCACGGCACCTCGCACGGCTACGTGGCCAAGAAGCTCTCCCAGGTGCTCGGCAAGCCCTTCGAGCAGACCAGCTGCGTCACCGTGCACCTGGGCAACGGCTGCTCCATGGCCGCCGTGAAGAACGGCCAGTGCGTGGACACCTCCATGGGCCTCACCCCCCTCATGGGCCTGATGATGGGCACCCGCTCCGGCGACGTGGACCCCTCGCTCCACCCCTTCCTGGCTGAAAACAAGGGCCTGACCATCCAGCAGGTGGACTCGCTGCTCAACAAGCAGAGCGGCCTCAAGGGCATCTGCGGCCTGAACGACATGCGCGACATCCACGCCGCCCGC from the Fundidesulfovibrio magnetotacticus genome contains:
- a CDS encoding acetate kinase; the encoded protein is MNVLVLNCGSSSLKYQLIDMDTHAVLCSGITERIGEAMGKITHKAFPGTPGQKVLNVEEPFADHTAALGRCAGLITGGEAPVAKASEIGAIGHRVVHGGEAFKQPTVIDPAVVETIKKFCKLAPLHNPAGLMGIEAATKLFPGVTQVAVFDTAFHGSIPDYAYLFPIPFELYEELGIRRYGFHGTSHGYVAKKLSQVLGKPFEQTSCVTVHLGNGCSMAAVKNGQCVDTSMGLTPLMGLMMGTRSGDVDPSLHPFLAENKGLTIQQVDSLLNKQSGLKGICGLNDMRDIHAARENGDKKAELALKMFCYRVTHYIGAYLAALDGCDAVVFTAGIGENDPDVRQHACETLGGIGVKIDKERNYGFKRGQITKISTDDSPVAVYIIPTNEELEIATQTYSLVNGK